A DNA window from Ipomoea triloba cultivar NCNSP0323 chromosome 10, ASM357664v1 contains the following coding sequences:
- the LOC116033048 gene encoding serine carboxypeptidase-like 11, protein MLFANLLRRRCCSSLPLLLGIVVVLWFCSSHHVAAAGSKVEYLPGVQPEGPLPFELETGYIGVGESEDIQLFYYFVKSESNPSVDPIVLWISGGPGCSSFVAMTEELGPLLFDLPKNNWSLPTLSRNPYSWTKVASFIYLDLPVGTGFSYAKSSKKYKANDVETSYHGSEFIRKWLEDHFQYQSNSFYVGGDSYSGITVPMVVQAISDGIDARFKPLVNLKGYVVGNGVTFLADNLDDTFQTARGFSLISIEQYKSAKACKGIDCGDELGRVNSGEHYYWPNVIGEENDAKRFRGYNVHAFDRHLIFKAALIASRWMNDDNVLEALHVRKGCGEKWAKCRLPLLYEKTVQDTRPYHANLSTKGYRSLIYSGNADLYVTSLATETWTKSLNYSIIDDWRPWLINNRIVGYTRTFSNNMTYAKILGSDHIAPTITPVDCFIMFKRWISHEQL, encoded by the exons atgtTGTTTGCAAATCTTTTGCGACGAAGATGCTGCAGTTCTCTTCCTTTGCTTCTAGGAATCGTCGTTGTTTTGTGGTTTTGTTCTTCACATCATGTTGCAGCAGCAGGCTCTAAGGTGGAGTATCTCCCAGGGGTTCAACCTGAAGGGCCTCTTCCATTTGAACTTGAAACCGG ATATATCGGTGTTGGGGAATCAGAAGATATACAActtttttactattttgtaaAGTCTGAATCAAATCCCAGTGTTGATCCTATTGTGCTTTGGATCTCTGGTGGTCCCGGATGCTCTTCTTTCGTTGCAATGACGGAAGAATTGG GGCCATTGTTATTTGATCTACCAAAGAATAACTGGAGTTTGCCTACATTGTCACGAAATCCTTATTCATGGACAAAG GTTGCAAGTTTTATCTATCTAGACTTACCCGTGGGAACAGGATTTTCGTATGctaaaagttcaaaaaaatataaagcgAATGATGTAGAAACAAGTTATCATGGATCGGAATTTATTCGCAAG TGGTTAGAAGATCATTTTCAATATCAATCCAACTCATTCTATGTTGGTGGAGACTCATATTCTGGTATTACGGTTCCAATGGTTGTTCAAGCAATATCAGATG GGATTGATGCAAGATTTAAGCCACTCGTTAATCTTAAG GGCTACGTAGTTGGCAATGGAGTCACATTTCTAGCTGACAACTTGGATGATACTTTTCAAACGGCTCGCGGATTTAGTCTTATTTCAATCGAACAGTATAag TCAGCGAAAGCTTGTAAGGGGATAGATTGCGGGGATGAG CTCGGTAGAGTGAATTCTGGGGAACATTATTATTGGCCTAATGTTATTGGAGAAGAAAATGATGCTAAGAGATTCCGTGGGTACAATGTACATGCCTTTGATCGTCATTTAATATTTAAG GCTGCACTAATTGCATCTCGGTGGATGAATGATGATAATGTTCTAGAGGCCCTGCATGTTCGGaag GGATGCGGTGAAAAATGGGCTAAATGCAGGCTACCTTTGCTATATGAAAAAACTGTGCAAGACACCAGACCATATCATGCAAATCTTAGCACAAAAGGTTACAGATCTCTTATATACAG CGGAAATGCTGATTTGTATGTGACTTCACTTGCTACTGAAACATGGacaaaatcattgaattatTCTATCATTGATGATTGGCGACCTTGGTTGATAAACAATCGAATTGTTGG TTATACAAGGACCTTCTCCAACAACATGACATATGCCAAAATCCTG GGATCCGACCACATTGCTCCAACAATAACACCTGTTGATTGCTTCATTATGTTTAAAAGATGGATATCACATGAACAACTTTAA